GTAAAATCAGGATCCACACCATGAATTAACTTCGTGGAGTCGGACCAATAGACCTTGTTTTCAGCTAAATTGACCTCCCATCCGCCTACCTGAGCGACAGCATTGGTCTGCTCCAGGATTTGTTTGGTATGCAAAAGATCATTTTCAAGGCGCAGTCGATCCGTCATATTCAAGGCCGTACTGACAACATAAGATCGTCCATTTTCATCCGTTTCCAACATATTATGGTATAGCCAAGAAATGTCTTCACCATCTTTTGTTTGAAGAACCATCATTCCCGAGTCCTCTTTGTTGCTTGCAATACGTTTGAGATATTCTTCAACAAGAGCGACATGATGAGACGGCACCAATTTCTTGAGGTTAAGTCCTTTTACCTCTTCTTTGGCATACCGCAATATCTCCCTTCCTTTTTCATTAACGGATAGAATATTACCGTCCAAGTCATGCATGCTCATCAGACCGATCGCATTTTCAAAAAAGCTACGGAATCTACGTTCAGAATTCTCCAACTTGAGTTTTTCTTCGCGCTCTTTTGTTACGTTTCTGCCAAAAGCCAGAATATCATGATTTATTGGATCATATTTGAAATGCCATTCAATTTCAACAACTTGGCCATTCTCTATTTTAGTCCTACTCGTTGATTGAACGCCGTATTTGGTTTCCTCAACCCGACCTAAGTCCGACACTAATTCCCTTTCAGTATCTCCCAATAAGGTAAAAATAGATTTGCCTAAACTATTCGACCTGGACAATCCCAGGACTTTACTAAATGCGGGGTTAACTTCTTTTACCTTGCGCGCCTCATCCAATACACAAATAATATTGTTCGTCAAGTGAAAAATTTCGGAGAAATAACCAGCCTGAACTTTTCGTTTTTTTCCCAATAATATTTTGGTTACTGCCTTGCCCAGCTCCTCCAACGAGTCTTTTTGTTTATCCGAAAGCGTTTTCGGATGGAAATCAATGACACAGATCGTTCCAAGCGCATCGCCATCATCATCCAGGAGCGGAACGCCGGCATAAAAACGGATATTTCCCTCGCGAATCAATGGATTGGAAGACGAGCGTGGGTCTTCAAAAGTATCTTCAATGACGAGGACCTCCTTACTCATTATGGTGTATTGACAGACTGTATTCTTCCTGTCAACGGTATCCAACTCCATACCAACGCAACTTTGAATACGTTGTGTGTCTTGCTCCATCATGGCAATTAACGCTGCGGGACAATCTGTAATCAGACAGGCCGCCTGCGCAAAAACATCCAGCTCAGGGTCTTTCCCGAGTCCCATTAACTCATAGGACTTTAATTTTTCTATCCTTCTTAACTCATTTTCAGGAAAAACATTATTTGCCATTCACTTCTACTATTTAGATCTGGTTTATTGTGACCGTGAAGTTAATAAAAACATTGTTTAACGCCTAAACAATAAGGAAATATTGCTCAGATAAATGTTTTATAAAGAACAATCAACTGCAAAAATAGTTGATGCTATAAAAAGATTATCCATACGCCTTCTTCATAATTTAGTTATTTACTAATTGAATTTTATATTGTTTTTACCTTATTAAGAAAGCGGGAACTTTAATTCTACAGTGCATTTGGATAAATTGATCCAGAAAATAGCTTAAAAACGAAAGAGCCCCGCTAAATGTGATAGCGGGGCTCTGCGATAGGTATAAGTTAAAAAAGTTTTTCAATACTCTGTTCGGCATAGCCGGCACTTGCTGTCATTCCCTTCCCTCCGATACCGGTTCTAACATGTATCCTTGAGCTAGCGTCGATTTCAAGAATATGATCTTTGTGCTGCGAATAATAACCTGCCCAAGAGGATGAAATCGAGGCACGCTCCATCGGCATGATACGGTTGGCTTCTGTAATCATCAATTCATTGATATAGGAATTCACAGCGAAGCCCAATTCATCCAGTCTGTTGCCCGCTGCATATTCGTGCGAATCACCGATAATAATACTACCATCCGTGGCCTGTTTAAAAAGCATATGAATTCCATAATTGCGTAGCTCCTGATAGTGATCAGGCAATGGAATTGTTTGAAAAGATGGGCAGTATTCTTCAAAACTCTCGTATCGACGAATGGTCAGTCCTGTTAAAATATTCCCTGGCAAATGGATATGGGCCAAAGGTTTCGTTCGCATCATTTGCAACTTGCTAATTTCAAGTCCACTATTGTCAAATAAGGAACGATATAAAATTTTAAACTCGTATCCATTGCAAATAAGCAATTTCTTCCCTTCAAAGTTTTGCAACGTACTGCTTGTGACAACAACAGCATCATTTTTATCCTCGCAGGCCACAATTGTC
The Sphingobacterium multivorum genome window above contains:
- a CDS encoding TIGR03364 family FAD-dependent oxidoreductase encodes the protein MKTNTYDLIIVGGGILGTFHAYHALQKGLRVLQLEKDNFPVGSTVRNFGQVVPSGMAGEWFDYGVRGLEIYQSIQREMDISVRKNGSIYIASDNDEVQVLHELSKHYQAKGYEHELWSKEQVLLKYPVMNASYVKEAIFFPQELSVEPESMIRQLHIYMQNKFVDYTLKYDTTIVACEDKNDAVVVTSSTLQNFEGKKLLICNGYEFKILYRSLFDNSGLEISKLQMMRTKPLAHIHLPGNILTGLTIRRYESFEEYCPSFQTIPLPDHYQELRNYGIHMLFKQATDGSIIIGDSHEYAAGNRLDELGFAVNSYINELMITEANRIMPMERASISSSWAGYYSQHKDHILEIDASSRIHVRTGIGGKGMTASAGYAEQSIEKLF